In Arthrobacter sp. MN05-02, the genomic stretch TAGGTGGACAGGAGGGCGAGGTCGCCGACCTTGAGCGTCAGCGTCCCCATGGCGGTATCGGTGGGCAACAGGTCCTGCGGGTGCACAGCGGCTCCTCGGGCGGTCGAAGGTCGATTACCCGCATAACTGATTGAAGCTTCAAGTCATTCCGCTGCCATGGTCCGCACCACGGCTCCGCGCAGGACGACGGCCCGGAGGGAGGCGAGGGTGCCGGGGTCACGGCGGGGATCCGACGAGCACACCACGGCATCGGCGCTCGCTCCTTCCTCGATGCCGGGGAAGCCGAGCCGGCGCCGCGCCGCCCAGCAGCCGGCGTCGAGCGCCGCCGTCGCCCCGAGACCCGCGGCGGCGAGCGCTGCGATCTCGTCGGGTAGCCGGCCGTGCGCGATCACGCTTCCGGCGTCGGTTCCCGCGTAGACCGGGATGCCGGCGTCGTGCGCACGGCGCACCACCTCCTGCCGCCCACCCCACAGTCGCCGCATGTGTGCCGCGTAGTCGGGGAACTTCTGCTGCGCGCCGTCGGCGATGGCCGGGAACGTGTCGACGTTGACGAGCGTGGGCACGATCGCCACGCCCTGCTCCACGAAGCGTGGAACGTGCCGGGGCAGCATGCCCGTGGCGTGCTCGATGCAGTCGATCCCGGCGTCGAGCATGCCGTCCAGTGTCGCGGCGGCGAAGCAGTGGGCGGTGACGCGCGCCCCCTCGGCGTGGGCGGCGTCGACGGCGTCCTTGAGCGCTGCCGGTGGGAAGGCGGGAACGAGGTCGCCGACCGACCGGTCGATCCAGTCCCCCACGATCTTCACCCAGCCGTCCCCGAGCCTCGCCTGTTCCGCCACGGCGCCGGCCAGCTGCGCGGGTTCCACCTCGACGGCGTAGTCGCGGAAGTAGCGCCGGGTGCGGGCTACGTGGCGGCCGGCCCGCACCAGGCGCGGCAGGTCCGTGCGGCGCTGCACCCACCGGGTGTCGTTGACGACGCCGGCGTCGCGGACGAGGAGCGTCCCCGCGTCCCGGTCCTGCAGGGCCTGCTGCTCGGCCAGGGCGTCCGGGACGAGCCCTCTCCGGTCCAGGCCGATGTGGCAGTGCGCGTCGACGAGGCCGGGCAGCACCCAGCCCGAGAGGGTCTGCGCGGGGGTGCCGGGCGGCCTCGTGAAGGTGAAGCGGCCGTGCTGCACGTAGACGTCGGGCACGGTGCGCGTCGAGGACAGCAGCACCGTACCGGTGAGGTGGAGGAACTCCTCGGGACGGGTCACGGCGTCCGGCGGGCCGGGACGGCGGTCACGCCGCCGCCTGCACGGTACCGGCGCGCAAAAAGGCGCGGATCAGTGCGTCCCCCTGAGGCGTGTCGTGGGGGCGGTGGCCGCCGGGGACGACGCGGTGCACGGCCCCGGTCCCGGCGAGGTACTCGGCGACCTCCTCGTACAGCGGCTCCCATCCCCCGGTGAGGACCAGGGTCGGCACCCCGGGCACGATCGACAGCGGCGCTTCCCACGGCGGACTCTGCAGCCGCAGCCTCGTGGCATCCCGACGCTCCTCCCCAGAGGTGGCCGTCCGGGCGTCCGCGGCGAACATGCGGCGCACGAACGTGCGGAGGAACCCCTCGTCGGACAGGGCGTGGCGCTGGGCGAACAGCGGCGCCATCAGATCGATGTGGGCCCGGGTCGCGGGGAGGTCCGCCGTCAGGGAGAGGCACGCGGGCTCGACGAGGGTGAGCGAGCGCACGAGGTCCGGGCGTTCGACGGCGAGCATCATCGCGGACACCGCGCCCTGCGAGTGGGCGACGACGTGCCCGCCGTCGCCCAGCGCCTCGGCGATGATCTCCTGGTCGCGGCCGTGGTCGGTCGGCAGCGGATCCGCGTCCGGGGCGAACCCGTGCCGCCGCAGGTAGAGGCAGTCGAAGTCGAGCGACAGTCCGTGCTGCTTCGGCCAGGCGGCGGCACCGGAGCTGCCGCTGCCGTGGACGAAGACGACCCGCTCGAGGTTCGGCACCGCTCGCGCTACTTCCCGAGGAACTTCTCGAAGCCCTTCGGGAGGTTCATGGCCGACGGGTCGAAGTCCGGCTGTCCGCCGCCGAACGCTGCACCGGTGGGCGCCGCGGTGCGGGCGGCGGAACGGCGCGCCTCGGCGTCCTGCAGTTCCTGTGCCGCCTTCGCGGGATTGCCCGAGCGGGGCTTCTTCTTGCCCTTGGCCGCGGCCGCCTTCGTCTTGCGCGG encodes the following:
- a CDS encoding amidohydrolase; the protein is MTRPEEFLHLTGTVLLSSTRTVPDVYVQHGRFTFTRPPGTPAQTLSGWVLPGLVDAHCHIGLDRRGLVPDALAEQQALQDRDAGTLLVRDAGVVNDTRWVQRRTDLPRLVRAGRHVARTRRYFRDYAVEVEPAQLAGAVAEQARLGDGWVKIVGDWIDRSVGDLVPAFPPAALKDAVDAAHAEGARVTAHCFAAATLDGMLDAGIDCIEHATGMLPRHVPRFVEQGVAIVPTLVNVDTFPAIADGAQQKFPDYAAHMRRLWGGRQEVVRRAHDAGIPVYAGTDAGSVIAHGRLPDEIAALAAAGLGATAALDAGCWAARRRLGFPGIEEGASADAVVCSSDPRRDPGTLASLRAVVLRGAVVRTMAAE